Sequence from the Drosophila subpulchrella strain 33 F10 #4 breed RU33 chromosome 3R, RU_Dsub_v1.1 Primary Assembly, whole genome shotgun sequence genome:
ATGGCCATCGCCTCGTTCAGCGGTGGGACATTCACCCGGCCTCCCATGTTCAGTGCCCACATCTTGGTCTTGACCTCCACCCAATTGTAGACTGAAAATGTGAGATTTTAGCGGTAATCTCATCTAATCATAAATAATACCCCTTACACTGCGCCGGCGGCATGCAAATGTACTTCCTGAAGAAGGGACTCGACTTGGCATTGGACTTGATCACATTGGCTATCGGCTTGCTGATCTGCTTGATGGCCAAGACGCCGAGCTTGGCCGCCGGGAAGACGCCAATGACCATTGTTATTTCACTTTTTACtattttactattttttaCTATTACAAAATATTCGTGCAAAATTAGAGATGTGTAGGAGATAGCGGTGTGCGCATTGGCCGATAGGCGGACTATTAGTGATGGCAAATCGAAAGTTTAAATGTAACCGTCATGTTGATAATAAAGGGTCACGCTCGATACAGTGAACTTAAGAAATCTCTGATGTATAACAACATCTctatgatgtataaaaatattttaacgaGCTCTTTACCATAAGAACAAGCCGAAAATTTTGCTTATATTGAGGATCAGATTAAAAATAGAAGATCGTAAGATgctgttttaaataaattaaatatgtatatttccCGCCAACAAGCAGATTTTACATtccttaaaaaattattacaaactccattatttttcaaagtcaaGCAGGGCTGCCCTGATCCAGTTGATGTCCTTTTGCTGCCGCTCCACATCCGCACCGATACAGTCAACGCGTTCATCTAGAGCTCTCTTCTGATCCTCAATTTCCTGGTCTTTCCTCTGATTTTTTGTATATGTTCTAAGGGAAAACCCGGAATTAAAGCCATAGGTTATTGAACTACGTTACTCAAACCCCACTTTGAAATCTCGTAGTATATAAGACCGAGACCAATGCAGAAAACGAAGGCCTCGCTCAGCATGTCGGCACCCAATCTGGTGGCGATCGGAGGTGAGAGACGTGGAATCCGCCTGGGTTGTTTCAGTCGCAACATTCGGAGCTTTGAACGAACCTCGATGGTATTATAAAGCTGGGCCGGCGGAATAATGACGTATTGCCGGATGAAGGGATGGTGCTTGCCCATCCACATCAGAAGATCGCCAAATGGCTTGCTAACCCGTTTCAGGCCaaaaatgaaaagttttcccACTGGGAACCTGCCGATCACCATTGTCCGTAACTTTGAATTTTGTCCGCATTAAAAAGCGACTTGACTGGCTTAACCAAGCCAGTTCAGTTACATTCCGAAACCCTTCTATCGCTGTAATCGAAATTGTTAACTCTGCGCCCTACCACCATTGACTTGAGGTGACTGATTTCCTTGGCTTGTTGGGAAACCTTGTTGGTGAGGTCACCTATTCTTTCCTCCAGTTTCTCCCTATGAACCTTGTGCTTTTCGTGTTTTATTCGGTCATTCCTCGCCTGCCTAAGagtaaaataattgtattacAAATTCTTTTGGAAATATCAAAAGTACAGACCTCGAAAACTCTGCTATTACAAGCGAAGCTCCAATTACAAAGATGACAATCTCGCCCAGAATATCGCCGCCCATTTGAATTGTCATGGCATCATTTAAGGGGGGAATAAAACGAGGTTGTCCCAACCCCAGCATCCACATTCTCGAGCGCACATCGATAACGTGATATACTGAAAATTATAATCTTAAATCAGTGGGCATCCTATGAAGAGAACTTACATCTTGCTGGCGGAGAGACAACCACGGTTTTAAATGACGGACTCTTTCGGGCCCTTCGTTTTATCAGATTTCCGATGGGCTTACTTATGTGCTTAATGGCAAGCAAACCGAGTTTTCCCAGTGGAAAAGCGCCAACAACCATTTCGACTTGATTAACTGCGCTCACTATAActgaaaatttttaaattcaaaatgagTCAGTGCTGTAAagaatttttcgaaatacttTTAAGGCGGGAAACTTGATTTATCTTTCTTGATTTCTACTTTTATCTAAATCCACAAATTtaactatttatttaaaaattgtatttaagtTATTTCATATAATTCTGTTTTGAGTTTACTTTACAAGTTGGTAATATTTGGCATTGTAAACCCGGTCACACCTGTTCtcattttatttgttattaacCGCTTTTTGGTttgttataatattttgtcCTAAAATAATGTCAGCTTTTGATGATTCTGATGAGGAAACCGACTTCAAGGAGATCAGCTCAACAAATTACCAACGCGTCCAGGAAAAAGTGGCAAAGGTTGGATTAAATTTGCCTTTGGCGGCGTGGCCAGCTTTCATGATGAAATCAGCTGTTCTTAGAACTCCATTTTATGAGACTTATAAAtactctttttattttaagataaGCTATGCAGATGGCATTGCTGATGGAAGGGAAAAAGTATTTCAGGACAGCTTCGACGAGGGTTTTGAAAATGGTTTCAAAACTGGCTTTGAACTGGCCAAGCTCAGTGGCTTTTACGAAACC
This genomic interval carries:
- the LOC119562889 gene encoding putative OPA3-like protein CG43998, with translation MVIGRFPVGKLFIFGLKRVSKPFGDLLMWMGKHHPFIRQYVIIPPAQLYNTIEVRSKLRMLRLKQPRRIPRLSPPIATRLGADMLSEAFVFCIGLGLIYYEISKTYTKNQRKDQEIEDQKRALDERVDCIGADVERQQKDINWIRAALLDFEK
- the LOC119562887 gene encoding putative OPA3-like protein CG13603, which produces MVVGAFPLGKLGLLAIKHISKPIGNLIKRRARKSPSFKTVVVSPPARLYHVIDVRSRMWMLGLGQPRFIPPLNDAMTIQMGGDILGEIVIFVIGASLVIAEFSRQARNDRIKHEKHKVHREKLEERIGDLTNKVSQQAKEISHLKSMVVGRRVNNFDYSDRRVSECN